atttttcctattatatccttaaatatttattattctctctcctttcaattatataacttTATCTTTCACATgttattaatgaaggataattttgtaaaaaccttcataatttctcattttcatacaacaattattatttttcttaatctgtgtgaaaagtctaaaacgacttataataaaaaacggaggaagTATTAATATGAGTACCTTAACAGCTTAACCATGCAAATATTCATTCATTATCTactagattaaaaaaaaaaattatttattgccATCTCTAATGACACAATCTTTCCCAAAGATTCCAATTATGTTTAGTCCTATCACAATGAGATCAGCAAGAATTAACCAGGGTTAGTTAATTACATTTAAATACAAAATGCATGTATCTATCATGATATAATCATTGAAAATATAAACATTTATTATAAAGTAAAACTttccataaataattaaaaattgtgGCAGCCTCCAACCATCCAGTCAAAATCAAACCAGCTACTGCTATGTTTTGTGTGGGGCTATACTCATAAAATAGAAGGGTGGTTCTTAGCTACTTCAAACTCAACTACTCCACCATTTTTTTTTCACCTCTTCAATATATCAATTTTACATTTtcatatcatatattatattctataattataatatatattaattaataatactctactattagtattattatagTTTTCTTCTTTCATTCTCTCACTCTTTTTCTATCTCTAAACTCTAAACCTTTCTTTCAATATTTTTCCAACATATCATTACTTGATTTGCTTGTAAAGTGCAAAACATAGAGAAAAAGAATGAAGGTATGGTTCACCCTTTCTAAGTTTCATTCTTGTTTATTctgttttctttttaattattgattCCTTTTTATAGGAAAATAtgattccttttttatttttagtcatgatctttattctttatgcctcattttttctcttttttcccttaattttcttttgatattctctttttttcttctgtttttctCATTATGTAAAGATCTAGGATAGTCAGAAAAGAATTTAATGTATAGAGAATCTATGTTTTCCAATAAGTATATAGATTTTGGTTGgtagaaaaatatttgtttcaatttcaagtgtatataatttttattttttttataattttgggttggtttaatttttttcttgatttttcttcaaattaaggtttattattattaaaatttgaaaaaagttTATGATTTCTTCTTGCAGAAGTTTGTACTCAAATTAGAATTGCATGATGACAAAGACAAGAAGAAGGCTCTCAAAACAGTCTCAACTCTTTCAGGTACAAAATTAttattcaactttttttttctATTCTCTTAAAAAAATGGATTAGAGCATAATTTGATATCAAAATTTATTGGTTTAAAGATCTCCACAATCTTAAACTTCTATGATTATTGCCCAATTTTCCACCTTATACTCTAATTCTCCAAACATAGGTTATTAAATTAATCTAATAATTGAGATTTAATAAATACTTTAGCGATTTCGGTTGAAACGGATGTTGAAATATTGATTGCGATCATCAATATAAAGATATTGGGAAACTGGTCAACACAATTAGTATGAATATAATTTACTTTTCtttataaaaatgataaataacaGTATCAACACTTTCTATTGTTTGTCGCAACCGTTTTTACGATGAGTTATTTTGTTTATGAGAAATTTTGGATCAATTCTTTTATGCTTATCCTAGTGTAGCAATAGTCCAATCAAGTCTATAGTATAAATTTTGTATtaatttggtaattttttttatttaaataaaaaggcTAACTTGTTATTTTATATGCAATATATTTTATTAGGGATTGATGCCATTTCAATGGACATGAAAGACAAGAAACTGACAGTGATAGGAACAGTAGATCCTGTAAATGTGGTAAGCAAGTTAAGAAAATTCTGGCACACAGAAATAATAGCAGTAGGACCAGCCAAGGAGccagagaagaaagaagaaggaaagaaggaaggagagaagaaagaagaagggaagaaagaagatggaaagaaagaagaagggaagaaagaagaggagaagaaaaAAGAAGCACCTCCACCACCAGATCCTGTTCAAGAATGGGTGAGGAATTATAGGGCATATAATCCATATATGACAACACATTACCATGTTCAAAGTATGGAAGAGAATCCCAATGCATGTGTGATTTGTTAAATAATAGGAATATTATATGAGTATGGTGATGGGTTTAATTATCTTTTCTCTCATAGCCTCATATTATCATAGGTGGCCACATGCAATTCAACAATGTAGGAGCTACTTGTAAATAATATATGGTTGTGCCTTGTTGAGACTTTATTAATATGTGTAGagagaaagaaataaaattttggaaattttggttttggaataaatgttattatttttttttttatgtatgaattaatttttttgttttattcacCATTTAGAAGAGATTATAAGAGATTTGTTTTAGTTTAACTATAGATTCTTGTTTCGAATTCAACTTTAAATATGTAGTAGTGTTTAATTTTTTAGAGTTTTTCCCGTCAATTTTGATCTTCAATGATTCAAAAGATTAGTATATACAGTTAATattagtttttataaaaaaaaaaaaaagtaagtgACGTATCGTGAATTCGAACATACATTTCTACAAATGTTTTAAACAACTAGTATCAAATAAGATGtttttctaaaatattatttgatttaatttatatgtaatttaaaaattctaaaatagtatttgatttaatttatatgtttttcaatttaaaaattcgATATGTGATTTTATGGCCGACTAatctaaaatcaattttatcGTGATTTTGATATTTATAGATTATAATAGACTTTCTCACATATTCGAGAATAAAAACCGAcacatataattattttttattttaaaaaatattaaaatataacttaaattaattatttaattttccgtACACACATGAGTGAGATAATTAATGGATATGTTAAAGttaaactaaataaatataaattattagttTAATATTCGATCTTGacgataatatttatttatatttatatattaatattaaaaaaattaatctttaaaaattaacaatttaaaaacaaaatattttaagtttTGAAGAGATTATGTTTACATATCCTCAACCACTCTATCCCCAAGCCATAAAGAAACTCgactttttccttttttatatttTGTGGCTGTTGTATTGTAGTGTCCTTCTTGTAGGCCATATGGTGGCTGAAAAGGCATAGTAGTCCATAATGAGGGTGAGATCTAATTTTGTTTTCAAAGTTGTTTTCTTATGCATTTTGTTTTACTAATGTGTGGTAATAAAAACACATGGAATCATGGTATTCGTTGTCTCAAGAAGACATCTATGTATATGGAGATGTGTTGATGATGTCCATGTTTTTGATTTGTACTTATGATTAAATAATGATTATTTTACCTCATTCTCAAATATTATCTTTGctgtttcataaaataaataaaaattactttATTGTTTATTCTTCACTCCAAAAGACAGCAATTAATACATaaactttgattttatttatgtcGGTTCATACAAGCATTTTTCATGCACATGTAAACCAAAGAAAATCATGTGGTTAATAATGCATTAAATTTATCAATGATATTATTCAAGTATTACTCCTCATCCACTTCTCAGCTATCTATGAAAGTCGGTGGAGAGTAATGACATCATGTATGTACACCTTATTTTAAGGATGCCTTCGTAGGGACAGGAAGGGAGCATGCATGTTGGCTAATAACTTGTTGTTAGAGACAATAGGATAATAGAAGCACGAGACATCAAGCAAACATCCAAGTACAGCCTTCAAAAGTCATGAATTCCACTTGAAGCTAACacaaattaaaatgataattacACCCTCATTTATATAACAATATtgctaattttatttaatttaactaaCCTTGTAGGTTAATGTGTCAAAATCGACTTTATTTATAAGATGAATCCATAATTATAATAATCTTGAAACACATGGCATCCATATTCGTAGGTACGAATTCTAAAATCAACATACAATCTTACaattaggggtgctcgcggtgcagtttggacggttttgacgaaaaaatcatctgaaccgcaagagaaaaatagTGCGATTTGGTTtgattgacttttaaaaaaaatccgaaccaaaccaaaccaaactaatgcggtttggttcggttcggttggttcgattttttacaaatattttatttagccatacatacacatatatatgacaacataattttatatttagacattcatacactaacaaataacaacaaaactcgtcatattttgacaacaattttctatgtaatatgtaaaaattaaattagacaaaagtgcaatattaaacataaaataatagcataaaacaatataaaaattattataatgaacaaaaaaatagaagagacgaaagattagtgaaggtgaaaaagaaaaagaaaaagtgttgagagattagagaagaagatgtgcgataaaaatgaaactgaaatacgaaacatttacataaaaatgagaaggtgaaaaagaaagaatataggagagtaaagattatagaagaagggggaagatgtatgtggcaaagaaggtgaaataatgttattagagatttgagaagatcgggactgaaattatatgtgtaaggatgagaaaattgttcgtaatcataaggctaatgtataataggtttaattttgggttggatgtgagttaagtaaaatttaggttgtaacataatgcggtttgatttggtttggttcggtttacagaatacaaaccgcaaaccgaaccgaaccgtgcggttttgttaaaaaatgacccaaactaatccgaaccaaatgcgattttttgcggtttcggtttggtttggtttggtttgcggttttctattgggttggtttggttttgagcacccctactTACAATAGACCAATTTACAATAAAACAATTTCATTCGACTATAGT
The DNA window shown above is from Vicia villosa cultivar HV-30 ecotype Madison, WI unplaced genomic scaffold, Vvil1.0 ctg.000364F_1_1, whole genome shotgun sequence and carries:
- the LOC131627451 gene encoding heavy metal-associated isoprenylated plant protein 39-like, translating into MKKFVLKLELHDDKDKKKALKTVSTLSGIDAISMDMKDKKLTVIGTVDPVNVVSKLRKFWHTEIIAVGPAKEPEKKEEGKKEGEKKEEGKKEDGKKEEGKKEEEKKKEAPPPPDPVQEWVRNYRAYNPYMTTHYHVQSMEENPNACVIC